Genomic DNA from Klebsiella variicola:
TGGTTGCCGCCGATATAGCCGCTGTTATGAATGTTTTCCGCGGTTAGCTGCGTCACGCCGCGGCTTTGGATGTGCCCGCTGTTGATCACATCACGGCTCACGCTGAACGCCACGTTTTCACCGCCGAGCAACGCGCCGCTGCCATCGAGATCGCCCGCTTTAACCCGCGCGTAAACCTGCGGCACCAGCACCTGCTGCACGGAGCCATCCGTTAGCGTGACCTCTCTGGCGACCAGCCAGACCATATCGCTGGTCAACAGCGCCATCTGCGCTGGCGTCAGCGCCACCCCGACCGTCAGGTTGTACTGTTTGGCGAAGGCGACGCCCGCGTCCATCAGTGCCCGATACTGCTCTTCATCGTTACTGTAGCCCTGCAGGTAGCGCCCGCCGCTCAGCTTAACGATCTGCTCACGTACCAGCCGCTGTTCGTAATAGCCGTCGCCAAGCCGCTTCATCGCCTGATCAATGCCCAGCTGATTTTGCATGTAGTCGCTGGCGAGCCACGCTTTACCGTTGGTAAAACGCGGATCGGTTTCCACCAGATAGCCTGCTTTAGCCTGCGGATCGATCTGATACAGGCTGCTGACAGGAAGCCGGGTATCCGGCGTGACGACGCGAATAACCGTTCCATCAGCGTTAACCGGCGTCACTTCCACCAGCCGTCCGGCGGGTAGTTCGCCTGTTTCATCGGCGCGATCGCGCGGATTAATCACACCGCTATGGCCATCAATTTGGGTATTGCCCTGCCACTTCATGGTTTGCAAATCGATGGTCTGAACCGTCGGCGTCGGTTCATATTCGCTGCTTTTTTTCCCCTGGCTGGTTTTGGTGCCGCCAAACGGGCGGCTGGTCTTTTTCTCATACCAACGGGTCTGGGTGCCGACGTCGGTGGTCACCCGTTTACCGGTCGTGGCGACGTTGTTTAGTTCGCCAATCACGCCACCGAGCGCTCCTCCGGCGATAATCTGGCTATCGTAGTTATTCAGCTTATCGCTGTTGATGATGAGCTGGCCGCCGGAGAGGATTTTGCCAGGATCGCTTTCCACCACCTGCGTTTCCACAACGGTACGCTGGTACTGGTATTCATAGAACTCATCGCCGCGGCTACCGTCCGGCATGATGGCGTCGTGAACGCCGTATTTGTTTTTATAGCTGGTATCGACCAGCGACCAGTCGAAGCGCTGTACCGATCCTTTCAGCGCCGCTTCATGGCGCCATGACTGCTCGACCATCACATCTTTCGTCACCAGATGGTCGTTGTAGTTATTGATTTGTTGGATATCGAGCGCCATATCACCGGCGGACTCAAGCGTTGCGCTGTGGTTATTAAACACTCCCGCCCAGCCGCTGAGCGAACCGTCTTCGGCAAGCTGGCCGCCAATAGCGAGCGTACCGTCGCTGTAGATTAGCGCGTGATCCTGGTTATTGAGCGTGCCGACGCCCATTGCCAGTGATGCCCGTGCGGCAATCGTCGCCGCCACGCCGTTCTCCGCGGCGTTAGTCAGCGTTGCCGCCTGCAGCGCGACGGCGTCGCCGTACAGGCGCCCGCTGCCGATATTGGTTAACGTCGTGGCGACAATATGGGTTAAACCACCGTCAATCAGCCCCCGATTGACCAACTCGCCGCTGACCGTCAAATGGTTCTCGCCAGCGCTGATTTCACCTTCCTGACGGTTATCCAGCTTTGCCGCATAGATATTGAGCGCCCGGCCGGCGCTGATAACCCCCTGATTAATCAGTCCCAGTCCGGAGAGATTCCACTGCAGGTTGCCGTTGGCGATGACCCTCCCGGCGTTATGAAATGCCTGACGCAACGTGAGCGACATATCGCCCTGAGAGAGCACCTCGCCATCGCCGCTGAGGGAATCGGCATCGAGGCTAAGTTTGCTCGCGGCAAGTAACGTTCCGCCCGTATTAGCCAACGCCAGGTTGACGCCTGCTATTTCCAGAGCGGTGGCGGAGACGATCTGCCCCTGTCGGTTATCCAGCCCCCGGTTGTGAATGGTGATGTTGAGATTACCGCCGGACTGCAGTTCTCCCTGCCGGTTATCAACGGTGGCGCTCTGAATACCCAGGGCATCAAAGGCGGTGATTGTGCCCTGCTGGTTATCCAGTAAACCGCTCGTCGTCAGGTTGACGCTGCCCCGCTGCGCCGTGCCTATCTGCCCGTGACGATTATTAAGATTTTCAGCCTGTAGTTGGATGTCGCCGCTGGCGATGATATTCCCCTGCGAGTTATCCACCCCATGGCGCGCAGTGAGCTGAATGTCGCCCTGCGCCGCGCTGATTTTTCCGCCATGGTTGGTCAGATTGTCGGCGTCAAGCTTGATATTGCCATTTGCGGCAAGAACGCCTTCGCCGTTATCCAGCCCTCCTTCAGCGCTCATGGCCAGGTCGCCCTGCGCCGCAATCAATTGCCCCTGCTGGTTCCGAAGGCTGGCCACTTGTAGAGAAAGGCTGCCGCCAGCAACGATATTCCCTTGCGAATTTTCCAGCTCGTGACGGGTAGTGAGCTGAGCATTGCCCTGCGTCGTGCTGATTTTACCGCTGCGATTATTAATGTTATCAGAGTACAAAACGATATTGCCGTTAGCGGCAATAGTGCCTTCGCCGTTGTCCAGCGCGCCATCAATGGTAATAGACATGCCGCCGCTGCCGGTATGCAGCAGCGTTCCGTTTTGATTGAGCAACTGGCTGGTGCTGAGCGTCAAAGCATGGCTGTTGCTGGCAATCTCACCGCCGCGATTATCCAATCCCGCGCGAAAATCAAGGCGTAGATCGTCCTCGCCCGTCTGCTGGATTACGCCCTGTTGGTTATCCAGCGCCATTGCTTTCAGCTCAAGCTGGCTGGCCGTCAGCAGGCCACTGTGGTTGTTGAGTTTGCCGCTGGCGGCCAACTGCAGTTTTTCGCTGGCCACCACCACCGCATCTCGGGTGGTGATATCGCCGGACGCGGCGCTGACCACGATCCGCGCCCCCGAGGTTCGACTGTTATCAAAATCCACCGTCCTGCCCTGCGCCGTCAGCGTTCCTGCCGCCAGATTGCGGCCATTCAGCGCCAGCGAGCTCTGGCTATTCAGCGTCAGCGCGCCGCTGCTGGCGGTAGAACCATCGCTATTTAATCCGGCGGCGAGCGTGCTGTTTTGCGTGCTGCGCAAAGCGTTGGCGGCAATCTGCGTATCGCCTTGCGCGGCGATCATGCCGTCATTGGTTAGCGTCGCGCTGGCCGTCACCACGCTATCTTTTCCGGCGTACAGCTGCCCCTGGTTGTGAAGATCGCCCTTAACGGACAGTTGCAGATTCTGCGCGGACTGAATCACGCCGCTGTTGCTGAGCGCGCCATCAGCGCTGATTGCTACATCCCCCGCCGCCGCGCCGATATTGCCGGCATTGTGAACGCCTACGCCGCGCTCGGTACCGACAAGACGAATTTTATGAGCGTACATCCCGCCCAGCGCGCTGACGTCTATCGCCACCGCAGGCAGCGCACTGCCGTCGGCTGATTTTGCCGTCGTTCGGCTGTGCGCCGCATCGATCTGATTACGCCCTGCGGTGACCTTTAGCTCCTGCGCCCAAACCCCGGCGTTGATTTTCACCGCGCGGGCGAGCAGGTCGGTACTGTCTACCGAGCTCGCATCAAGGCCGCCGCCCTGTACGAGAATTTCGCCGCGATTGACATCATAACCGCTAATCTGCCCGTTACCGTACTGTACCTGGCCTGTCGTCAGCGTTGCGCGGTTGGCATTGATGAACCCGCAGCCGTCGCAGCTAATTCCGGCAGGGTTAGCGATAACCACCTGCGCTTTTTGTCCGGCAACCTCGATATAGCCATTCAGCCGGCTCGGATCGCGGGTATTCACCTCGTTGAGGATCACTCTGGCTTCCCCTTTCGCCAGATTCGGGTTCCCGGCGACCATCCCGGCCAGTTGGGTTGAAGTGTTGGCACGGCTGTTATTCAGCACCACGCCGCGCCCATCGACGTCAAACTGGCTGTAAACGTTGCGTGAAACGCCTGCGCCGCTCGGTGTCTGAATATTGACCTGCGGCGTGCCATTAGCGCTATTGGCGATCTGCGGTTGCTGGCCGCCTGGCGCATGGTTATCGGCGACAATCGCCGCCTGAGCCGGGGTAAGACAGGAAAAAGCGAGCAGAAAGCTAAAGGCCAGCGGCGCCAGGGTGGAGGTCAGCATCGACCCGGTTCGCGCGTCGGCGCCGGATTGCGGCGACACGCCCGCCCGATGAGAGCGGGTCGTTTCCGCCACCACCATCAGCATCCCGCGAGCCTTATTAAATACGATTCGATAAAAGCGTTTATTCATTGCCGTTACTCGTCATCCATTGTCCACCGCGGCGCGGAAAATCATCCCTGTGCGCAGCACGCGCCGCCAAACGGCGCATGAGTGAAAATCAGTAGCTCCAGCTAAC
This window encodes:
- a CDS encoding hemagglutinin repeat-containing protein; the encoded protein is MNKRFYRIVFNKARGMLMVVAETTRSHRAGVSPQSGADARTGSMLTSTLAPLAFSFLLAFSCLTPAQAAIVADNHAPGGQQPQIANSANGTPQVNIQTPSGAGVSRNVYSQFDVDGRGVVLNNSRANTSTQLAGMVAGNPNLAKGEARVILNEVNTRDPSRLNGYIEVAGQKAQVVIANPAGISCDGCGFINANRATLTTGQVQYGNGQISGYDVNRGEILVQGGGLDASSVDSTDLLARAVKINAGVWAQELKVTAGRNQIDAAHSRTTAKSADGSALPAVAIDVSALGGMYAHKIRLVGTERGVGVHNAGNIGAAAGDVAISADGALSNSGVIQSAQNLQLSVKGDLHNQGQLYAGKDSVVTASATLTNDGMIAAQGDTQIAANALRSTQNSTLAAGLNSDGSTASSGALTLNSQSSLALNGRNLAAGTLTAQGRTVDFDNSRTSGARIVVSAASGDITTRDAVVVASEKLQLAASGKLNNHSGLLTASQLELKAMALDNQQGVIQQTGEDDLRLDFRAGLDNRGGEIASNSHALTLSTSQLLNQNGTLLHTGSGGMSITIDGALDNGEGTIAANGNIVLYSDNINNRSGKISTTQGNAQLTTRHELENSQGNIVAGGSLSLQVASLRNQQGQLIAAQGDLAMSAEGGLDNGEGVLAANGNIKLDADNLTNHGGKISAAQGDIQLTARHGVDNSQGNIIASGDIQLQAENLNNRHGQIGTAQRGSVNLTTSGLLDNQQGTITAFDALGIQSATVDNRQGELQSGGNLNITIHNRGLDNRQGQIVSATALEIAGVNLALANTGGTLLAASKLSLDADSLSGDGEVLSQGDMSLTLRQAFHNAGRVIANGNLQWNLSGLGLINQGVISAGRALNIYAAKLDNRQEGEISAGENHLTVSGELVNRGLIDGGLTHIVATTLTNIGSGRLYGDAVALQAATLTNAAENGVAATIAARASLAMGVGTLNNQDHALIYSDGTLAIGGQLAEDGSLSGWAGVFNNHSATLESAGDMALDIQQINNYNDHLVTKDVMVEQSWRHEAALKGSVQRFDWSLVDTSYKNKYGVHDAIMPDGSRGDEFYEYQYQRTVVETQVVESDPGKILSGGQLIINSDKLNNYDSQIIAGGALGGVIGELNNVATTGKRVTTDVGTQTRWYEKKTSRPFGGTKTSQGKKSSEYEPTPTVQTIDLQTMKWQGNTQIDGHSGVINPRDRADETGELPAGRLVEVTPVNADGTVIRVVTPDTRLPVSSLYQIDPQAKAGYLVETDPRFTNGKAWLASDYMQNQLGIDQAMKRLGDGYYEQRLVREQIVKLSGGRYLQGYSNDEEQYRALMDAGVAFAKQYNLTVGVALTPAQMALLTSDMVWLVAREVTLTDGSVQQVLVPQVYARVKAGDLDGSGALLGGENVAFSVSRDVINSGHIQSRGVTQLTAENIHNSGYIGGNQLTLNARTDINNIGGTLQGGDSLIAQAGRDINSASTLSGGPGNISLDRPAGIYVQNENGQLGLQALHNINLTASMVSNSAAGSQTQIIAGNDLNLQTLATTHSESGNWGKGNDRSLTQRSDLGTQINGGAVALSAGHDIHARAASVTATSSLTVAAGNDINLSSGESSWHLTENSHQSSSGLLARRSLTTHDEVWAQNAIGSNFSGDSIVMQAGRDLLVSGSSVAGTQDVNLAAGRNLTITTAEERRQENHLRKEKHSGFSGTGGVGFSVGSSSLKATDVTTALSSAASTVGSSQGNLSLSAGNVLTVQGSDLVAGNNMALTGKTVNILAAENQSTQTHTVEQKTSGLTLALSGMVGSAINTAVSSANQASTESNGRLAALSGLQSALSGVQAYQASQMQTADSSPESMIGVNLSWGSQSSKSTQRQTQNTSRGSSLMAGNNLSIIATETDINVEGSQLQAGGSALLNAARDVNLFSAENASTLSGKNESHGSSFGVGINFGQGANGLTVSASANAGKGHEKGNSLTHNETTLSAGERVTIVSGRDTTLTGAQVSGHQVTMDVGRNLTLSSEQDSDNYDSKQRSGSVGASGSMGGGSGSLNLSQSKMHSTWASVEAQTGIFAGEGGFDVKVGGHTQLNGSVLASTAAAELNRLDTGTLGFRDIKNYAEYSVEQQSEGVSTSGSVAGQFLGNAASGLLMGANGSGSDSSLTRSAVSEGSIVIRDGANQQQDVTGLSRDAAHANQTLSPIFDKEKEQNRLATAQKTGEIGRQVSDVLVTQGKLNAQAAQSDPAARAAARAKLVAGGNGSPSEEKINAQVSRTATADYDTGGKYQKVAQAVTAAMQGLAGGDLAQAASGAVSPYVAEIIHSQTTDSATGKVNVEANAMAHAVWGAIAAASGNNSALAGAAGAVSGELLGRWIAAEYYPGVKTEELSDEQKSTISALSTLAAGLMGGLSGGSSADAVAGAQAGKNAVENNLLSGSEDAQAAWLRQHGIDMASCSDNPGGSACQKAINERNAVGLALASGSVALLPGGAQAMWGLGASANAGISYLADGTIDPANATIAGWVNVLSMGNGLAGTVGWNAAGGALGNWIDDKDPLSGALINGAGSGIGYGIGKGLSWGVNAGANWWKGGWDPKFNAELRQFTEIKGDFGISKEMTPSRVPGAFGDFGGSFFSEITGKGIEKRADSMGERKND